The DNA segment TAGTAAGGCCCATACcgcttttcttctttcctcctcgtcaacaacagtctccccccaccacccgtcTTTTTGGGTACTGGCGAGGCGGCGACATTATTCAGGGCTATTTAACATGTCAGTAAGAAACCCCAAAacaaaggaggaggccgaaaGAAGAAACATACCCTTCGCAGACTCCGGAATATACTTCTTGAAGTCATTCAAAAAGTAATACCTATCCTCAAAGTACTGCTCCCGAAACTCTTTCGACCCCGGCTCGAACATATTGCCCTGCACTTCAGCCCCCGGCGCCGGGATGGGCACCCCAATATAAAACGCCGCCAGCCTCGACGGCAAATCCCacgcctcatcctcagcatcaTACCCCAACACCTTGCCAATCTGAGGCCTCAACCTCTGATACCCAAGCATATCCGCCTCCTGAATCAGCGCCTCAGCCCGGTTGCTGCTGTACGCGACAGGGATCAAAGGCCaaatcttggccagctgctgCGTCGTAAAGTTGGCCTCGAGAAACATCCTCAGTGTGGTGCTAACATCCTTCCCATTGACAATCTCCCTAACAGCATTCCTAAACTGCTTGGTGATATACCCAAACCGGTCCTTTGTCCGCGCATCAGGGTTCAGCCGCGGATCCAGATTGTAATCCTCCCGTTCATGGTCCGGCATGAACGGGTCGTCGATCAGATAGAACCTGGGCACCTCCCGTTTCCCCACCCagttcttttccttttcctttgcctCCCTCGCGGCCTCCTCCACGTCCCAGAATCTTTCGGGAACCTTGTCAGTTTTCTTGACTGACGTGAGCTCGCTCGTGGGATCGAGCGGGTGGTAATCTTTTCTTTCCGCTGCGAGCTTGTTCCATGCGTAGGGCGAGGTTTTTTTCGCGCTCCGGTGGCCGAACTTGGGTGTTTTCCATTTGCCGTAAACGGGACGTCGATACGGTGGTGTCTTTGCCGACGTGACGGGCCAGGCGCCTGGAGGCTCGGGGGTGACCATCAGTTTCCAGTCTTGTCGTGTCCCGGCCATCCGCTGCTCAGACGTGTCTGACCAGCCGGCGTTGAGAAAGTTCCAAATCCTTTGAAACATGTGGGCCATCTTGGAAAGGGCTTGGTTGTGGTGACAGTGTGTTTAggtcgggtggtggtgggggagaaggtgagaTGCCGATGGGGCGGGTTGGAAGCTTCATGGTGATGGAAATATTCGAGGCTTGGGGACAAAGCGTGGTCAGTAAACAAgctggtgtgttgtgtgggGAGAGCTGCATGCTATTTTCTTTGTTCTTCGAGTCAAAATACGGACTGGAAATCACGACCGCCACTGGGTCGAGGGGCAACAAACAAAGGCAACAGGGCTGCTTGCGAACATGGAAATTCTGCGGATTGTGTCCGGAAGGGGTAATGCAAATAACAAAGGTTTGTATTGACCTAACATTTAGACTcagtgatggcgatgggatTGAGATTTTTTGCTGACGGCTGCGCGCCTTTGAGCCTGTCAATCGTTCTTTGGGCGAGTTGCAGAGCAAGCAATGCTTTTTGACCTAACAATGGCATTCATTGAGTGATGaggtttggtggggggggtaCCATGTGACTTCTCATCCCTCTGACCTCGATCACGAAATTCGACAACATATCAACTTGCACAAGTCCAATGGTTGTATTCAGTTATCTTATACATTATGCCCTCAATTACCCCAACATCTCTTGAGTTGTCGCTCATCAAGTTCGACCATACACCCGCCTCGATTACCCGCAACGGAACGAGCTGATACGGTTATCGAACCTTCCATTCCCATCGCTAAGGTTGGCGTCGTCTTGGTTCTGGTACACCAGACCCTGGCAGTTGGCGTGTCTGCAATGATGGTTAGAACAATGTGAACTCCTTTGATTGAGGGCTGGTGCTGTGACTTACTCCCACCACTGGCAATGCCATCCTTTTCCAGAGTGGCGTATCGAACTGATGACATCGTTCCAGCTGCCAGAGAAGTTTACTGGAGGACTTTGTTAACTCTTAGTTACTCAcagagaaggaagaaaggTTGCTTACCGCACTCGTTGCGGCCGCCATAAAAGGTCCGGCATTGACCACCCCACCAGGGGTCCTTGCAGGCATAAACACTGATCCGTTCTTGACCCCCATTCAACTGGGAGGCCGTGACTGACAGGACGCCAAGTGCCACAAGGACCGCAAGAGACTTGACGTTGAACATCTGGATGGTGTCGAGAGCCACGAGAAAAAGGCTCCAAGGGTGATGTTCGAGGGTGAAAGAGCAGTAGGTCGTTGTTTGTGAGCCGGGCGGCCTTGTTTTCTTATGTTTTTTCAGGGTCCTTTCCCCCCGATCCTTCGGCGACCCGTCAAGTGATCGGCAGTCATGAAGTTGGGGTGATTCAGATGAGATCCAGGATCATGATCCACCGTTCAGGGTCCAAGATGATCTCCCGAGTTCCCCTAGACGCTAGTGCTTCCGCTTAGCTGGTACTATCGCATCCTACATTTGATCCTAGATTAGCACGGATATCAGGGTGGCCTCCAGTCAGCAACGCGACAGGTCCGGATCTGCTTCCCGAGTCTCACGTTCTGTTAGCTGAGGTGAGATGGCAGGGGTCCAATCCAACAGTGGAGTGCAACGGCAACAGCTTCCGGATCGACAATCTGGTTCTGGTGTTGGCTGCCGGTATTCTCGCTGTCTTAGCACGGTCCGTGTTGTTGATACAGACCGTACTAATGCCTAGCCGTCCTAATGCCTAGCCGTCCTCCAAGTCGTTTGCCACGTGACACTCACGTGTTATGATCTCTTTGCAGCTGGTGACAGCTTTCACAGCCGCACCACCGCAACGATCGCACTATCACATCACGGCCAGTGTCGTCTTTTCATGAAGTCTTGGTTAGGACAGCCTCCTCATGGTCAAATCACACTTCCATGCAACATCCCATCCAATACAGTGGAAGAGAACTCAGCCTCACCAACCCGCCAAGCCAATAATTCGAACCTCGCGATGCTAAACTTGACGCGGCCTGTTTACCCCTCACAGTAACACAACATCTTCAACTTGTTTCAACTCTCTCGAAGCCACAATGGACAAACTGACCTCAACCGACGGGAGTCAACTGGAACCTCTCTGCTCTGGATGGGCGGCGAGGGACATCAGAGTTCTTCCCCCAAGTTCATAGCCATCAGCGGCTCTGGTGCACTTGGCTTAGTGTTGATGGCACCCATTGCATGGTTGGCGGTCATTATTTATTTCACATCACTTGCCTGGATGGAGCAGCTACTTTACGATATTGGGGTTTCCCCAAAGTGATAGCCTCGATATTCATCCCGTCGAGGTGCCTTACAAGGAACTGTTGTGGGCCGATTCATATCTTGACAAAATCTTGTGGCTGGGCTAAACGGAGAACAACGCGAGTCACGATGCCTCCCAGTATATGTACCCAGCAGATGATATGTACACGTCTCATGTCACTAATATACCTTCATTACACCCTACTCGATGCAAACCTTCCCTTCAAAGAAGCTTCCATCCCAAGCCTCagccacctcctcagcaacTAACCGGTTAATCTCAATCCCCGGGTGGTAATCATTAAACCACAAGCACgaaaccccatccccattccaGCACTTGGCATCCGGCGAGCCATACTCAGTCGGGTTATCCAACGCCTCATTGAACGCAACCCCCGTGTCGACAATCTTGATCACCGACCCAGCATTCGCCGCCTGGAAAGTCGCGGCCCGGGAAGCGATAGCAGCGTTGTACTTGGCGATAGCGGCAGCCTCGGTTTCCTGAGCCCACTCTGTCTCCTCGACCATGACAGGAGTGCGATGAATCGCTTTTCATAAAGTCAGCACGAAATTCTCCGAAGGAAcaggaaaaaggaaaactTACGCGGCACACCCAAAGCAACAAACTGCCTCGCCCCCGCATCATACAACACCTGCAGCTGCCCGAAATACGTATCCATAATCTCGCTCAGCAGCTGGTCAtactcctccttccaccagCTGTTCCCCACGTCGTTCACGCCGATCCAGATGCCGAAGAGAGCGTTCTCTGCTGTCCAGGGGGCGTAGGATGGCttggtggcgatggtgtcGGTGAACTGCTGGACTTGGTCGACCAAGCTCAGGACATCCTCTCTCCAGGGCTGGACGAGGgtggcgttggtggtggcgccaCCGTAGGCGAAGTTgtaggtgaggagggtggaggcgTTGTActgggaggtgaggaagccAACCCAGTTTAGGCCGCCGGAGGCTGTCCAGccggggaggggtgggttgccaaaggggttggagggggaaggtttggtggagaggggatCGAAGCCTGTTTGGGAGTAGGAGTCGCCGCTGAGGGGTGGTGTTAATCTCCATCGAGCTGAAAGGAGGCAACAGGGACAACATGGAGGGGCTTACAAGTTGATGAAGTACTTGGCGGCGGAGGTTGGGCTGGAGGATGGGGCGGCACTTGTGCTGGTCGACTGGACagagctggtgctggtgctggtggtagGGACGACTGTCGGGGCGGCAGTGGTGCTTGTTGTCTGAGAGCCTGGCACACACTGGTCTTGATGGTTGTCAGTCGCAATGCTATGGGAGCTATCTGTTGTCAGGAACAGGATTGGGAGACGTACGATACCAGTCGTTGTAAGCCGTGCAAACAGCACCAGAAACGCACACCTTCGACCCCTGATATCCAATCCCACCACACTGTCCCCAAAGATTCACAGCGTTTTGACGTCTAGTAACAGCAGCTAACCCGGGCGCCGCACTCAACAGAGCCACCAAACCGGCCTTGACAATTTGACCACCCATTATTTCTTCGGTTCTCAACAGGGGACAGAGAAGATAGGCTCGAACTGAGATGAGATCAGCTGGAGAACAACAGGATCCTGATCAAAGCAACAACGGGAGATCGCACCTTATATTAACTCTTTCCCGCCCTGTCATTATCCCAAATATGGCCTGGTTCCGGCTCGCCGGGCTCATGGTGGTAAAAACACTCCATCGCACGTGTTCGGCTGTGGGAAGGGTGTAAGATGATTGGTGGATTCATGCCGAGCAAGGGGTAAAGTGGAGGTCCCGAATgcaggagggcggagggagaagatgcgGAATACCACCCCGAACAGCCGAATGTCTTGAAAACACGAGGTGATGTTGCCATGGAGAGgcggacggtggaggaggcagctCCATCAGGGTAAGGTAGTAGGCTAAAGTTTGCTTCCCGAGGTTATCGACAGGGATCGAAACTTGGTTCGGGAGCAGCGGTGCATGGCCGGCCGAGATGTTGTGAATCTTTGAGTTTGACGACCTGTACGTCAGACATATTAGGAGATCATGTCTCCAGTCCGGTCTGGACCCTCCTGAAGAACTTCGAGCACAGAATTTTTGGCTGCAACTACAGTTTTATAAGACCATACGCTCATGCACCTACAACCCTCAGTACTTTCTTtcaccacatcaacacaaGATCGATCCCGTTGATCGCGAGCGCGCACATCAGAACCCTGCTGCAAAGGAAACGAATAGCTTCCAGCAAACAACAATGCTTCCTACAGGCCATCAGCAGGGGAGTTTCATTCTTTTGGTTTCGTGCGTCGATTATTGCACCATGTGCCAACAGCTTTTGAAATAGACGCTTTCGGGTGATACCG comes from the Podospora pseudocomata strain CBS 415.72m chromosome 5, whole genome shotgun sequence genome and includes:
- a CDS encoding hypothetical protein (EggNog:ENOG503P91C; COG:S), producing MFNVKSLAVLVALGVLSVTASQLNGGQERISVYACKDPWWGGQCRTFYGGRNECVNFSGSWNDVISSIRHSGKGWHCQWWEHANCQGLVYQNQDDANLSDGNGRFDNRISSFRCG
- the AES1 gene encoding hormone-sensitive lipase HSL (CAZy:CE16; COG:S; EggNog:ENOG503P02M), coding for MGGQIVKAGLVALLSAAPGLAAVTRRQNAVNLWGQCGGIGYQGSKVCVSGAVCTAYNDWYHQCVPGSQTTSTTAAPTVVPTTSTSTSSVQSTSTSAAPSSSPTSAAKYFINFGDSYSQTGFDPLSTKPSPSNPFGNPPLPGWTASGGLNWVGFLTSQYNASTLLTYNFAYGGATTNATLVQPWREDVLSLVDQVQQFTDTIATKPSYAPWTAENALFGIWIGVNDVGNSWWKEEYDQLLSEIMDTYFGQLQVLYDAGARQFVALGVPPIHRTPVMVEETEWAQETEAAAIAKYNAAIASRAATFQAANAGSVIKIVDTGVAFNEALDNPTEYGSPDAKCWNGDGVSCLWFNDYHPGIEINRLVAEEVAEAWDGSFFEGKVCIE